A window from Drosophila gunungcola strain Sukarami unplaced genomic scaffold, Dgunungcola_SK_2 000070F, whole genome shotgun sequence encodes these proteins:
- the LOC128264426 gene encoding uncharacterized protein CG43867 isoform X9: MDNYRKKVRAMEQRLSEWPKPPPQQSQHPHSHPHPHPHQPNHPQEQQQQQQQQQQQARSNSSPSHQVGGTVTGIGTVSTAAGSSAVPPIQEAEKTITSLEIQVEEQRQLRLHDARQIEAKAAKIKEWVNNKLRDLEEQNQLLREQNVKCNQQLELLKNHIANQSQRHSIVGPVRNSLSLDVQDFAGSGTNPEHRRRSESLDPQDPIIGRPLTSSYPHHQHRRNLSMEPQELERNLVAAVDGLTLAPLSSISSKAPSGGGGGGSTGGSGGIPRPDSSDTDTAHDYAEIYTPSCEKLPAWMKNNPALMASGGNSSTTTTTTSELGVPRPPTPPLHRFPSWEAKIYQVANDGLAGTTSAGESASSQGEPDIQEGMGMGTGTGTGTNLSNGRRHGHSHGSGTGTAGDGHAGAGGTLGSTPGTPLPPSRQQQTASGGFCDISVPVYATVKGRASQIRSMPFTGDSSDDSSDGEDHAVMLTHHSHNSSSTDNTETSTSGSASSPSKSLKTSSSLSPAKRSGSESPKNAKARVHLQSRTSTTHCSHINQLLQPQSQSHHQHHQHHNHTLPNHHHHNHNHQLGAYTLVPSSGQITLPRPHVPANAPSPLQHMRGTVISDLSFESGLSDDYALPPDAVSESTCMDASMPSLLMRQSYVDSPSKKIESLEKMGHLAKLGGKLKTWRKRWFVLKNGSLNYWKSQHDVQRKPQGQIQLDEACRINRAEGASTFEIDTGKKVYYLTADSHATMDDWIRVLQNVQRRNATKLLLSRDDQKPTVQGWVTKVKNGHPKKCWCVLLGKMFLYFKAPAETNPLGQINMRDARVEEVEHVSDSDSEEREDAAQDQARLTVAIYPAHQGPTYLILSGKPERDNWLYHLTVVSGGGPSAGTQYEQLVQKLMETDGDPNCVLWRHPILLHTKDTITAPLSSMHTETMQPEAIKLFKSIQLFMSVAVNQPGIDYHVVLAQNALQHALDMPELQTEMICILIKQTSRHMGQKLSVGVQVNKKLGKQTRQLLLCATQSLFTCDTQQAGHAQANGSSPTSIQAPPATPIIDCKSNPPAYSFVQGWQLLALAVSLFIPRSSRLLWYLKLHLSRNADTKTETGKYAAYCERALERTLKNGGRETKPSRMEVLSILLKNPYHHSLPHAIPVHMMNTTYQVVSFDGSTTIEEFQATLAHELGTRDATNGFCLFSDDPIEKDLEHYLEPLAKLCDVISKWETALREKGSGKFENSRVIQLSYKNRLYWKHTIKCETDKERLLLCYQTNSQIVQGRFPLSRELALELASLMSQIDMGDYSLEKSRDVGVGLKGLDKFYPYRYRDALGAEQLKDVQELLVSKWMLLKGRSTLDCVRIYLTCCRKWPYFGACLFQAKPRQSPDTNTPVAWLAVAEDALNVLELSTMAPVARYPYSSVMTFGGCQDDFMLVVSHDDSEQKLLFAMSKPKILEITLLIADYMNALGHTVPGTPQMNSLTRNGSHRSLRASQRPTLGGGVGGGSAVATGFSTNATTTAHNTLNSHATHTLNSNHSHTLSSSHHGGGGLGGGLGGGGGGSHPGTLSSGHHQQQHHHHHQQQQHHQPDILKSTPDHQRIK; encoded by the exons ATGGATAACTATAGGAAAAAG GTGCGTGCCATGGAGCAGCGGCTGAGTGAGTGGCCCAAGCCGCCGCCCCAACAGTCCCAGCATCCGCATTCGCATCCACACCCGCATCCGCACCAGCCCAATCAtccgcaggagcagcagcaacagcagcaacagcagcagcagcaggccagAAGCAATAGTTCGCCAAGTCATCAGGTAGGCGGAACCGTAACCGGAATCGGAACCGTCTCGACGGCAGCAGGATCAAGTGCAGTGCCGCCGATCCAAGAAGCGGAGAAAACCATCACTTCCCTGGAGATCCAAGTGGAGGAACAGCGCCAACTGCGACTCCACGACGCCCGGCAAATCGAGGCCAAGGCGGCCAAGATCAAGGAGTGGGTGAACAACAAGCTGCGCGATCTCGAGGAGCAAAACCAGTTGCTGCGCGAGCAGAACGTCAAGTGCAATCAACAGTTGGAGCTGCTCAAAAATCACATAGCCAATCAATCGCAGCGCCATAGTATCGTAGGTCCTGTGCGGAACAGCCTTAGCCTAGACGTTCAGGATTTCGCCGGTTCGGGAACGAATCCGGAGCATCGGAGGCGGAGCGAAAGCCTAGATCCGCAGGATCCCATCATTGGACGACCCCTGACCAGCTCATATCCCCATCATCAGCATAGGAGAAATCTCTCGATGGAGCCACAGGAATTGGAACGAAATCTGGTGGCTGCAGTGGATGGCCTAACACTGGCTCCCCTATCCAGCATCTCCAGCAAAGCGCCATCAggtggaggaggtggtggtTCCACTGGTGGATCTGGTGGCATTCCCCGGCCAGATAGCTCCGATACGGATACAGCCCATGATTATGCGGAGATCTACACGCCATCCTGCGAAAAGTTACCCGCCTGGATGAAGAACAATCCGGCTTTGATGGCTAGTGGGGGAAATTCCAGTACCACCACAACCACCACCAGTGAATTGggtgtgccacgcccccccaCACCGCCCCTGCATCGATTTCCCAGCTGGGAGGCCAAGATCTATCAGGTGGCCAACGATGGACTGGCGGGAACAACGAGTGCAGGCGAGAGTGCGTCCAGCCAGGGAGAGCCAGATATTCAAGAGGGCATGGGAATgggaactggaactggaactggcACCAATCTCTCCAATGGCCGACGACATGGTCACAGCCATGGATCTGGTACTGGCACTGCTGGAGATGGACATGCCGGGGCCGGGGGAACCCTAGGCAGCACTCCCGGCACTCCGCTGCCGCCATCGAGGCAACAACAAACCGCCAGCGGCGGATTCTGTGATATATCCGTGCCCGTCTACGCCACCGTCAAGGGTCGAGCCTCACAGATCCGCTCGATGCCATTTACGGGCGATTCGAGCGACGATTCCAGTGACGGTGAGGACCATGCCGTGATGCTCACCCACCACTCGCACAACTCCTCGAGCACGGACAACACGGAGACCTCCACATCGGGCAGTGCCTCGAGTCCCTCGAAGAGCCTGAAGACCTCGTCCAGCTTGAGTCCGGCCAAGCGAAGTGGTTCGGAGAGTCCCAAGAACGCTAAGGCGCGTG TCCACCTCCAATCACGCACATCCACCACACACTGCAGCCACATCAACCAGCTTCTCCAAccgcaatcgcaatcgcaccaccaacaccaccaACACCACAACCACACTTTGcccaaccaccaccaccacaatCATAACCACCAGTTGGGGGCCTACACACTGGTGCCTTCGAGTGGGCAGATAacgctgccacgcccccacgtCCCCGCCAAcgccccctcccccctccAGCACATGCGTGGCACAGTAATTTCAGATCTCTCCTTTGAATCAGGCCTCTCGGACGACTACGCCCTGCCCCCCGACGCAGTATCGGAGTCCACGTGCATGGACGCTTCGATGCCATCGCTGCTGATGCGGCAGTCCTACGTGGACTCGCCCAGCAAGAAGATTGAGTCGCTGGAGAAG atgGGTCACCTGGCTAAGCTGGGTGGCAAGTTGAAGACATGGCGCAAGCGCTGGTTCGTTCTGAAGAACGGATCCCTCAACTACTGGAAGAGCCAGCACGATGTGCAGCGAAAGCCCCAGGGCCAAATCCAACTGGACGAGGCATGTCGCATTAATCGGGCGGAGGGTGCCTCCACCTTCGAGATAGACACGGGCAAGAAGGTATACTACCTCACGGCAGACTCACATGCCACCATGGACGATTGGATCCGGGTGCTGCAGAATGTGCAGCGGAGGAATGCCACCAAACTGCTCCTGAGTCGCGACGACCAGAAGCCCACGGTGCAGGGCTGGGTGACCAAGGTGAAGAACGGCCATCCCAAGAAGTGCTGGTGCGTGCTGTTGGGCAAGATGTTCCTGTACTTTAAGGCCCCGGCTGAGACG AACCCTCTGGGCCAGATCAATATGCGCGATGCCCGAGTCGAGGAGGTGGAACACGTTTCCGATTCGGATTCCGAGGAGCGAGAAGATGCCGCCCAGGATCAAGCTAGACTCACGGTTGCCATCTATCCGGCGCACCAGGGACCAACCTACCTGATCCTGTCGGGCAAACCGGAGCGGGATAACTGGCTCTATCACCTGACCGTCGTTTCTGGCGGCGGTCCAAGTGCTGGCACACAGTACGAACAGCTCGTCCAGAAGCTCATGGAGACCGACGGCGATCCCA ACTGCGTCCTGTGGCGCCATCCCATTCTTCTGCACACCAAAGACACCATCACCGCCCCGCTTTCGTCCATGCACACGGAAACCATGCAACCGGAGGCTATTAAGCTTTTCAAG AGCATTCAGCTGTTCATGTCGGTGGCCGTCAATCAGCCCGGCATTGATTACCACGTGGTGCTCGCCCAGAACGCTCTGCAGCATGCTTTGGATATGCCCGAGTTGCAGACGGAGATGATCTGCATCCTCATTAAGCAGACCTCCCGGCACATGGGCCAGAAGCTCAGTGTCGGCGTCCAGGTAAACAAGAAGCTGGGCAAGCAAACGCGC CAACTACTGTTGTGCGCCACCCAAAGCCTGTTCACCTGTGATACCCAACAGGCGGGCCATGCCCAAGCCAACGGCAGTTCGCCCACCTCCATACAG GCTCCTCCTGCCACTCCCATAATCGACTGCAAGAGCAACCCGCCAGCCTACAGCTTTGTCCAAGGCTGGCAGCTTCTGGCCCTGGCCGTTTCCCTATTTATACCGCGCTCGAGTCGCCTGCTGTGGTACCTCAAGCTTCATTTGTCCCGGAACGCGGATACCAAGACGGAGACGGGCAAGTATGCCGCCTACTGTGAGCGTGCTCTGGAGCGGACTCTGAAGAACGGGGGCCGTGAGACGAAGCCATCGCGGATGGAGGTGCTGTCCATCCTGCTGAAGAATCCGTATCACCACTCGCTGCCGCATGCGATTCCCGTGCACATGATGAACACCACCTACCAG GTGGTTTCATTTGATGGCTCCACAACCATCGAGGAGTTCCAGGCCACTTTGGCCCACGAGCTGGGCACTCGGGATGCCACCAATGGATTCTGCCTGTTCAGCGACGATCCGATCGAGAAGGACCTGGAGCACTATCTGGAGCCGCTGGCCAAGCTGTGCGACGTGATCAGCAAGTGGGAGACGGCGCTGCGTGAGAAGGGATCAGGGAAGTTCGAGAACTCACGCGTcattcagctgagctacaaGAATCGCCTGTACTGGAAGCACACGATCAAGTGCGAAACGGACAAGGAGCGCCTGCTGCTGTGCTACCAGACCAACTCGCAGATTGTCCAGGGCCGATTCCCTCTGTCCAGGGAACTGGCCCTGGAGCTGGCCTCGCTGATGTCGCAGATCGACATGGGCGACTACTCGCTGGAGAAGTCGCGCGACGTGGGCGTGGGCCTGAAAGGTCTGGACAAGTTCTATCCGTATCGGTATCGGGATGCCCTGGGTGCCGAGCAGCTGAAGGATGTCCAGGAACTGCTCGTTTCCAAGTGGATGCTGCTGAAGGGTCGCTCCACGCTGGACTGTGTGCGCATTTACCTCACCTGCTGCCGCAAGTGGCCGTATTTCGGCGCATGCCTGTTCCAGGCGAAGCCGCGCCAAAGTCCGGACACCAATACGCCGGTGGCTTGGCTGGCCGTTGCCGAGGATGCCCTCAACGTGCTCGAGCTGTCCACGATGGCGCCGGTGGCCAGGTATCCCTACAGCTCGGTGATGACCTTTGGCGGCTGCCAGGATGACTTCATGCTGGTGGTCTCGCACGATGACAGTGAGCAGAAGCTGCTGTTTGCCATGAGTAAGCCCAAGATCTTGGAGATCACTTTGCTCATTGCGGACTATATGAATGCTTTGGGTCACACGGTGCCGGGCACTCCGCAGATGAACTCCCTCACCCGGAATGGTTCGCATCGTTCGCTGCGTGCCTCTCAGCGTCCGACCTTGGGCGGTGGTGTTGGTGGCGGCTCGGCGGTGGCCACCGGCTTCTCCACAAATGCCACCACCACGGCTCACAACACGCTCAATTCGCATGCCACGCACACGCTCAACTCGAACCACTCGCACACGCTGAGCAGCTCTCATCACGGCGGAGGAGGATTAGGGGGAGGATtaggaggcggaggaggaggaagtcACCCCGGCACCTTGAGCTCAGGTcaccatcagcagcagcaccatcatcatcaccagcagcagcagcaccatcaGCCGGATATACTGAAGAGCACGCCGGATCACCAGAGGATTAAGTAG
- the LOC128264426 gene encoding uncharacterized protein CG43867 isoform X10: protein MEQRLSEWPKPPPQQSQHPHSHPHPHPHQPNHPQEQQQQQQQQQQQARSNSSPSHQVGGTVTGIGTVSTAAGSSAVPPIQEAEKTITSLEIQVEEQRQLRLHDARQIEAKAAKIKEWVNNKLRDLEEQNQLLREQNVKCNQQLELLKNHIANQSQRHSIVGPVRNSLSLDVQDFAGSGTNPEHRRRSESLDPQDPIIGRPLTSSYPHHQHRRNLSMEPQELERNLVAAVDGLTLAPLSSISSKAPSGGGGGGSTGGSGGIPRPDSSDTDTAHDYAEIYTPSCEKLPAWMKNNPALMASGGNSSTTTTTTSELGVPRPPTPPLHRFPSWEAKIYQVANDGLAGTTSAGESASSQGEPDIQEGMGMGTGTGTGTNLSNGRRHGHSHGSGTGTAGDGHAGAGGTLGSTPGTPLPPSRQQQTASGGFCDISVPVYATVKGRASQIRSMPFTGDSSDDSSDGEDHAVMLTHHSHNSSSTDNTETSTSGSASSPSKSLKTSSSLSPAKRSGSESPKNAKARVHLQSRTSTTHCSHINQLLQPQSQSHHQHHQHHNHTLPNHHHHNHNHQLGAYTLVPSSGQITLPRPHVPANAPSPLQHMRGTVISDLSFESGLSDDYALPPDAVSESTCMDASMPSLLMRQSYVDSPSKKIESLEKMGHLAKLGGKLKTWRKRWFVLKNGSLNYWKSQHDVQRKPQGQIQLDEACRINRAEGASTFEIDTGKKVYYLTADSHATMDDWIRVLQNVQRRNATKLLLSRDDQKPTVQGWVTKVKNGHPKKCWCVLLGKMFLYFKAPAETNPLGQINMRDARVEEVEHVSDSDSEEREDAAQDQARLTVAIYPAHQGPTYLILSGKPERDNWLYHLTVVSGGGPSAGTQYEQLVQKLMETDGDPNCVLWRHPILLHTKDTITAPLSSMHTETMQPEAIKLFKSIQLFMSVAVNQPGIDYHVVLAQNALQHALDMPELQTEMICILIKQTSRHMGQKLSVGVQVNKKLGKQTRQLLLCATQSLFTCDTQQAGHAQANGSSPTSIQAPPATPIIDCKSNPPAYSFVQGWQLLALAVSLFIPRSSRLLWYLKLHLSRNADTKTETGKYAAYCERALERTLKNGGRETKPSRMEVLSILLKNPYHHSLPHAIPVHMMNTTYQVVSFDGSTTIEEFQATLAHELGTRDATNGFCLFSDDPIEKDLEHYLEPLAKLCDVISKWETALREKGSGKFENSRVIQLSYKNRLYWKHTIKCETDKERLLLCYQTNSQIVQGRFPLSRELALELASLMSQIDMGDYSLEKSRDVGVGLKGLDKFYPYRYRDALGAEQLKDVQELLVSKWMLLKGRSTLDCVRIYLTCCRKWPYFGACLFQAKPRQSPDTNTPVAWLAVAEDALNVLELSTMAPVARYPYSSVMTFGGCQDDFMLVVSHDDSEQKLLFAMSKPKILEITLLIADYMNALGHTVPGTPQMNSLTRNGSHRSLRASQRPTLGGGVGGGSAVATGFSTNATTTAHNTLNSHATHTLNSNHSHTLSSSHHGGGGLGGGLGGGGGGSHPGTLSSGHHQQQHHHHHQQQQHHQPDILKSTPDHQRIK from the exons ATGGAGCAGCGGCTGAGTGAGTGGCCCAAGCCGCCGCCCCAACAGTCCCAGCATCCGCATTCGCATCCACACCCGCATCCGCACCAGCCCAATCAtccgcaggagcagcagcaacagcagcaacagcagcagcagcaggccagAAGCAATAGTTCGCCAAGTCATCAGGTAGGCGGAACCGTAACCGGAATCGGAACCGTCTCGACGGCAGCAGGATCAAGTGCAGTGCCGCCGATCCAAGAAGCGGAGAAAACCATCACTTCCCTGGAGATCCAAGTGGAGGAACAGCGCCAACTGCGACTCCACGACGCCCGGCAAATCGAGGCCAAGGCGGCCAAGATCAAGGAGTGGGTGAACAACAAGCTGCGCGATCTCGAGGAGCAAAACCAGTTGCTGCGCGAGCAGAACGTCAAGTGCAATCAACAGTTGGAGCTGCTCAAAAATCACATAGCCAATCAATCGCAGCGCCATAGTATCGTAGGTCCTGTGCGGAACAGCCTTAGCCTAGACGTTCAGGATTTCGCCGGTTCGGGAACGAATCCGGAGCATCGGAGGCGGAGCGAAAGCCTAGATCCGCAGGATCCCATCATTGGACGACCCCTGACCAGCTCATATCCCCATCATCAGCATAGGAGAAATCTCTCGATGGAGCCACAGGAATTGGAACGAAATCTGGTGGCTGCAGTGGATGGCCTAACACTGGCTCCCCTATCCAGCATCTCCAGCAAAGCGCCATCAggtggaggaggtggtggtTCCACTGGTGGATCTGGTGGCATTCCCCGGCCAGATAGCTCCGATACGGATACAGCCCATGATTATGCGGAGATCTACACGCCATCCTGCGAAAAGTTACCCGCCTGGATGAAGAACAATCCGGCTTTGATGGCTAGTGGGGGAAATTCCAGTACCACCACAACCACCACCAGTGAATTGggtgtgccacgcccccccaCACCGCCCCTGCATCGATTTCCCAGCTGGGAGGCCAAGATCTATCAGGTGGCCAACGATGGACTGGCGGGAACAACGAGTGCAGGCGAGAGTGCGTCCAGCCAGGGAGAGCCAGATATTCAAGAGGGCATGGGAATgggaactggaactggaactggcACCAATCTCTCCAATGGCCGACGACATGGTCACAGCCATGGATCTGGTACTGGCACTGCTGGAGATGGACATGCCGGGGCCGGGGGAACCCTAGGCAGCACTCCCGGCACTCCGCTGCCGCCATCGAGGCAACAACAAACCGCCAGCGGCGGATTCTGTGATATATCCGTGCCCGTCTACGCCACCGTCAAGGGTCGAGCCTCACAGATCCGCTCGATGCCATTTACGGGCGATTCGAGCGACGATTCCAGTGACGGTGAGGACCATGCCGTGATGCTCACCCACCACTCGCACAACTCCTCGAGCACGGACAACACGGAGACCTCCACATCGGGCAGTGCCTCGAGTCCCTCGAAGAGCCTGAAGACCTCGTCCAGCTTGAGTCCGGCCAAGCGAAGTGGTTCGGAGAGTCCCAAGAACGCTAAGGCGCGTG TCCACCTCCAATCACGCACATCCACCACACACTGCAGCCACATCAACCAGCTTCTCCAAccgcaatcgcaatcgcaccaccaacaccaccaACACCACAACCACACTTTGcccaaccaccaccaccacaatCATAACCACCAGTTGGGGGCCTACACACTGGTGCCTTCGAGTGGGCAGATAacgctgccacgcccccacgtCCCCGCCAAcgccccctcccccctccAGCACATGCGTGGCACAGTAATTTCAGATCTCTCCTTTGAATCAGGCCTCTCGGACGACTACGCCCTGCCCCCCGACGCAGTATCGGAGTCCACGTGCATGGACGCTTCGATGCCATCGCTGCTGATGCGGCAGTCCTACGTGGACTCGCCCAGCAAGAAGATTGAGTCGCTGGAGAAG atgGGTCACCTGGCTAAGCTGGGTGGCAAGTTGAAGACATGGCGCAAGCGCTGGTTCGTTCTGAAGAACGGATCCCTCAACTACTGGAAGAGCCAGCACGATGTGCAGCGAAAGCCCCAGGGCCAAATCCAACTGGACGAGGCATGTCGCATTAATCGGGCGGAGGGTGCCTCCACCTTCGAGATAGACACGGGCAAGAAGGTATACTACCTCACGGCAGACTCACATGCCACCATGGACGATTGGATCCGGGTGCTGCAGAATGTGCAGCGGAGGAATGCCACCAAACTGCTCCTGAGTCGCGACGACCAGAAGCCCACGGTGCAGGGCTGGGTGACCAAGGTGAAGAACGGCCATCCCAAGAAGTGCTGGTGCGTGCTGTTGGGCAAGATGTTCCTGTACTTTAAGGCCCCGGCTGAGACG AACCCTCTGGGCCAGATCAATATGCGCGATGCCCGAGTCGAGGAGGTGGAACACGTTTCCGATTCGGATTCCGAGGAGCGAGAAGATGCCGCCCAGGATCAAGCTAGACTCACGGTTGCCATCTATCCGGCGCACCAGGGACCAACCTACCTGATCCTGTCGGGCAAACCGGAGCGGGATAACTGGCTCTATCACCTGACCGTCGTTTCTGGCGGCGGTCCAAGTGCTGGCACACAGTACGAACAGCTCGTCCAGAAGCTCATGGAGACCGACGGCGATCCCA ACTGCGTCCTGTGGCGCCATCCCATTCTTCTGCACACCAAAGACACCATCACCGCCCCGCTTTCGTCCATGCACACGGAAACCATGCAACCGGAGGCTATTAAGCTTTTCAAG AGCATTCAGCTGTTCATGTCGGTGGCCGTCAATCAGCCCGGCATTGATTACCACGTGGTGCTCGCCCAGAACGCTCTGCAGCATGCTTTGGATATGCCCGAGTTGCAGACGGAGATGATCTGCATCCTCATTAAGCAGACCTCCCGGCACATGGGCCAGAAGCTCAGTGTCGGCGTCCAGGTAAACAAGAAGCTGGGCAAGCAAACGCGC CAACTACTGTTGTGCGCCACCCAAAGCCTGTTCACCTGTGATACCCAACAGGCGGGCCATGCCCAAGCCAACGGCAGTTCGCCCACCTCCATACAG GCTCCTCCTGCCACTCCCATAATCGACTGCAAGAGCAACCCGCCAGCCTACAGCTTTGTCCAAGGCTGGCAGCTTCTGGCCCTGGCCGTTTCCCTATTTATACCGCGCTCGAGTCGCCTGCTGTGGTACCTCAAGCTTCATTTGTCCCGGAACGCGGATACCAAGACGGAGACGGGCAAGTATGCCGCCTACTGTGAGCGTGCTCTGGAGCGGACTCTGAAGAACGGGGGCCGTGAGACGAAGCCATCGCGGATGGAGGTGCTGTCCATCCTGCTGAAGAATCCGTATCACCACTCGCTGCCGCATGCGATTCCCGTGCACATGATGAACACCACCTACCAG GTGGTTTCATTTGATGGCTCCACAACCATCGAGGAGTTCCAGGCCACTTTGGCCCACGAGCTGGGCACTCGGGATGCCACCAATGGATTCTGCCTGTTCAGCGACGATCCGATCGAGAAGGACCTGGAGCACTATCTGGAGCCGCTGGCCAAGCTGTGCGACGTGATCAGCAAGTGGGAGACGGCGCTGCGTGAGAAGGGATCAGGGAAGTTCGAGAACTCACGCGTcattcagctgagctacaaGAATCGCCTGTACTGGAAGCACACGATCAAGTGCGAAACGGACAAGGAGCGCCTGCTGCTGTGCTACCAGACCAACTCGCAGATTGTCCAGGGCCGATTCCCTCTGTCCAGGGAACTGGCCCTGGAGCTGGCCTCGCTGATGTCGCAGATCGACATGGGCGACTACTCGCTGGAGAAGTCGCGCGACGTGGGCGTGGGCCTGAAAGGTCTGGACAAGTTCTATCCGTATCGGTATCGGGATGCCCTGGGTGCCGAGCAGCTGAAGGATGTCCAGGAACTGCTCGTTTCCAAGTGGATGCTGCTGAAGGGTCGCTCCACGCTGGACTGTGTGCGCATTTACCTCACCTGCTGCCGCAAGTGGCCGTATTTCGGCGCATGCCTGTTCCAGGCGAAGCCGCGCCAAAGTCCGGACACCAATACGCCGGTGGCTTGGCTGGCCGTTGCCGAGGATGCCCTCAACGTGCTCGAGCTGTCCACGATGGCGCCGGTGGCCAGGTATCCCTACAGCTCGGTGATGACCTTTGGCGGCTGCCAGGATGACTTCATGCTGGTGGTCTCGCACGATGACAGTGAGCAGAAGCTGCTGTTTGCCATGAGTAAGCCCAAGATCTTGGAGATCACTTTGCTCATTGCGGACTATATGAATGCTTTGGGTCACACGGTGCCGGGCACTCCGCAGATGAACTCCCTCACCCGGAATGGTTCGCATCGTTCGCTGCGTGCCTCTCAGCGTCCGACCTTGGGCGGTGGTGTTGGTGGCGGCTCGGCGGTGGCCACCGGCTTCTCCACAAATGCCACCACCACGGCTCACAACACGCTCAATTCGCATGCCACGCACACGCTCAACTCGAACCACTCGCACACGCTGAGCAGCTCTCATCACGGCGGAGGAGGATTAGGGGGAGGATtaggaggcggaggaggaggaagtcACCCCGGCACCTTGAGCTCAGGTcaccatcagcagcagcaccatcatcatcaccagcagcagcagcaccatcaGCCGGATATACTGAAGAGCACGCCGGATCACCAGAGGATTAAGTAG